From Quercus lobata isolate SW786 chromosome 1, ValleyOak3.0 Primary Assembly, whole genome shotgun sequence, one genomic window encodes:
- the LOC115955465 gene encoding uncharacterized protein LOC115955465 codes for MDGSDDEQVPKQVEFNAKSDMRNFVLKEMKFPNAKVFRATLREYAIKKPIDIKFKLNERTKISVHCKNGCGWRCYVSQISGELTFQIKTLTDDCTCPKSFKNSQATSAYVAKRFIEDFSKNPNWEVSGVHSHVMQNLSVDLSVNQVYRSKRKAKDLINGDEQLQYGVLKDYAQKITTVTRGIGLYCRQKWLMRLPNQNLRGYMLGRPKELQLVFISDRQKGLIPAIETLFPTVEHRYCVKHIYNNFKVDHKGLELKDALWRCATATTVREFERCMQYIRDLDEKAYEYLANIAPAQWTRSHFTPRALTDCLVNNLSESFNAMILKSRDKPILAMLECIRVRLMTRLYTKREGIQKYVGKLCPSIHNRLEKLKVESKPFSATPAGSFLYEVGSQYERHVVDLVKKTYSCRSWDLNGISCKHAITAIYTNIETPEDYTHPCYFKETYMEICKEVLPPMLGQSERAETGQLLP; via the exons ATGGATGGGTCTGATGATGAGCAGGTACCTAAGCAAGTAGAGTTTAATGCTAAGAGTGACATGAGAAATTTTGTACTGAAGGAGATGAAGTTCCCTAATGCAAAGGTGTTCAGAGCTACTTTGAGGGAGTATGCAATCAAAAAACctattgacatcaaattcaagcttaatgagaGGACCAAGATATCAGTTCACTGCAAGAATGGGTGTGGGTGGAGATGTTATGTATCTCAAATAAGTGGAGAGctaacatttcaaattaagACCTTGACTGATGACTGTACTTGCCCCAAGTCTTTTAAAAATAGCCAAGCAACATCAGCTTATGTTGCTAAGAGGTTCATTgaggattttagcaaaaatccaaattgggaGGTGAGTGGTGTACACAGCCATGTAATGCAAAATTTATCTGTTGACCTAAGTGTAAACCAAGTGTATAGGTCAAAGAGAAAGGCAAAGGATTTGATAAATGGAGATGAGCAACTGCAATATGGTGTCCTTAAGGACTATGCACAAAAGATAACCACTGTGACAAGGGGAATAGGGTTATATTGCAGACAGAAATGGCTGATGAGACTTCCCAACCAAAATTTAAGAGGATATATGTTAG ggaggccaaaggAGCTTCAGTTGGTCTTCATTTCTGATAGGCAAAAG GGGCTTATACCTGCAATAGAGACACTATTCCCTACTGTGGAGCATAGATACTGTGTGAAACACatctacaacaatttcaaagttGATCACAAGGGATTGGAGCTGAAGGATGCATTGTGGAGGTGTGCTACTGCCACAACAGTAAGGGAGTTTGAGAGATGCATGCAGTACATAAgggatttggatgaaaaggCATATGAGTATCTTGCAAACATTGCACCTGCACAGTGGACAAGGTCACACTTCACTCCTAGGGCCTTAACAGATTGTTTGGTAAATAATTTGAGTGAGTCTTTTAATGCAATGATATTGAAGTCTAGGGACAAGCCTATCTTAGCAATGTTGGAGTGCATTAGGGTTAGACTTATGACTAGGCTTTACACAAAAAGGGAAGGGATACAGAAGTATGTTGGAAAGTTGTGTCCAAGCATACATAATAGGTTGGAGAAATTGAAGGTTGAAAGTAAGCCATTTAGTGCTACCCCAGCTGGCAGTTTCCTTTATGAGGTAGGCAGTCAGTATGAGAGGCATGTAGTTGATTTGGTGAAGAAGACATACAGTTGTAGGTCTTGGGATTTAAATGGTATTTCCTGCAAACATGCCATAACAGCCATTTATACAAACATTGAGACACCAGAAGACTATACCCACCCATGCTACttcaaagaaacttacatgGAGATATGCAAGGAGGTACTTCCTCCCATGCTTGGCCAGTCAGAAAGGGCTGAGACTGGACAACTGCTCCCTTAG